AGTTTTAATCGAGGAAAAGGTTGCGGCAGTAACTACCGGCGCAGGAAATCCGGGCAAATATCTGGACGCGCTGAAAGAGGCTGGCGTTAAAGTTTTTCCAGTGGTGGCAAGCGTTGCACTGGCCAAGCGGCTGGCACAGAACGGAGCGGACGCCATCATTGCTGAAGGAACCGAATCCGGCGGACATATCGGCGATATTACCACGATGTCCCTCGTTCCGCAGGTAGCCGCAGCAGTGGACATACCTGTGATCGCAGCCGGTGGCATCGCTTCCGGCAGACAGCTGAACGCTGCGCTTTGCCTGGGAGCAGAGGGGATTCAGATCGGGACCTGCCTGCTTCTGGCGGAGGAATGCCCGATCCACGAAAACTATAAAAAAGCAGTGATCAAGGCAAAGGACCGTGATACTGTGGTGACAGGCAGAAGCCTGAATGCGCCGGTGCGTGTTCTAAAAAACGCCATGACAACAGAGTACCTGAAAATCGAGCGTGAAGGGATTGAGCGGGAAGAGATGGAACGCCTGACGTTGGGCTCCCTGAGAAAAGCGGTTGTGGAGGGCGATGTAAAAAACGGCTCTCTGATGATGGGCCAGGTTGCGGCCATGTGTAAGGAAGTCAAGCCCTTCTCACAGATTATCGACACGCTTTTGTCAGAAGCGGCAGAAGATAAGAAGGACTTTGAGAAAAAAAGTCAGGAACTGATCTATGATACAGAGTGTTAAGATTAAAGATAAGCTACTGGAGATTCCCATTATTCAGGGCGGCATGGGCGTTGGCGTGTCCCTTGCGAATCTGGCGGGTAATGTGATGAAAAACGGCGGCATGGGTGTTTTATCCATGGCCCATCCAGGCTATCGTGAGTCCGACTTCTTGGCGGACAACCTAGCTGCCAATATCCGCGGCTTTGGGGAAGAAGTAAAAAAAGCGCGTGAGATCGCAGGCGGCAGAGGACTTTTGGGCGTTAATATCATGGCGGCCCTCAAAAATTTTGAGACCTATGTGCGGGCTGCGGCAGACGCCGCAGTGGACGCTATTATCGTTGGGGCCGGGCTGCCTTTGGAGCTTCCTAAATATGTGGAGGATGACAGCATCGCCATTGCGCCCATTGTGTCCAGCGGCCGGGCCGCCAAGCTCATCCTAAGAGCATGGGACAAGCACTACGGGCGTACCGCAGATTTTATTGTCATTGAAGGCCCCCTGGCAGGCGGACACCTTGGATTTAAGGCAGACGACCTGCTTGAAGGCAAATGTCCGCCCCTCGAGGAGATTCTCGCGGATGTTAAAAAGGAAACCGCCGGCTTTGAAGAAAAGTTTGGGCGGAAAATTCCTGTCTTTACAGCAGGCGGTGTCTATGACGGAGCAGATATTGCCCGTTTTCTGAAGCTGGGCGCGGACGGTGTACAGATGGCTACCCGGTTTATCGGAACCTATGAATGTGACGGAGCGGACGCCTACAAGGCTGTACTGCTGAACGCAGAGGAAGAGGACATCGAAATCGTCAAAAGCCCGGTCGGTTTTCCGGGAAGGGCTGTGAAAACAGCATTGATTGAGCGGCTGTCCCGCGAGGGCCGTATTCCGCCGGACAGATGTGTGGACTGTCTGAAGCCCTGCGATCCGGCAAAAGCGCCCTACTGTATTCAAAGCGCGCTGATAGCTGCTGTTGAGGGGAATACGGACAAGGGCCTGTTTTTCTGCGGAACTAATGCGTACCGTATGAAGGCGCTGACCAGTGTCAGAGAGATCATGGAAAGCTGTATGAATGAAGCCAGAGGATTAATGGAGGAAATATGAAAACTGCATTTTTATTTGCCGGACAGGGTGCCCAGAAGGCAGGCATGGGAAAGGATTTTTACGATGCTTTTCCAGAGGTCCGGGATTTTTATACAAATAACGATTTGGATTTTGACCTGGCCAGGTGCTGCTTTGAAGGGCCGGAGGACAGGATTAATGATACCGCCTATGCCCAGAGCTGTCTGCTGATTACATCCTATGTGATGGCGCATTGCCTGAAAAAGGAGGGCGTTATCCCGGATATTACCGCAGGACTGAGCCTTGGCGAGTATACAGCTCTGACCTACGGCGGCGCGTTTACGCTGAAGGATGCTTTGAAGGTCGTACGTAAAAGAGGTCAGCTCATGGCCCACGCACTGCCAAAGGGTACAGGCATGATGGCGGCAGTGCTTGGAGCTGACGCTGAAACCATTCAGCAGGCCTGCACAGACGCCTCTGATTTAGGCGTCTGTGAGGTGGCGAACTATAACTGTCCGGGACAGATCGTGATCAGCGGTGAAACCCCGGCGGTAGAAAAGGCCAGGTCACTGCTCCTTGAACGCGGCGTGCGGCGTGTCATGCCGCTTAATGTCAGCGGCGCTTTTCATTCCTCATTACTTTTGGAGGCTTCAAAGGAGCTCTCCGATTTGCTGGATACGGTTGAGATCAAAACGCCATCAATTCCGGTGGTTTCCAACGTGAGCGGCGATATTGAGACAAGGCCTGTGAGAGACGTGCTGGTACAGCAGATCCATTCCTCGGTTTATTTTGAAAAGGGCATCCGCCGCATGATCGACATGGGGGTGGATACCTTTATCGAGGTGGGCCCGGGCAAGGCATGCAGCGGTTTTGTCAAGAAGATTGACCGGTCGGTGAAAGTGATGAACGTGGAAAATATGGAAACTTTTGAAGCGGTGTGTGAAGCGCTTCGTTAAATCAGGAGATAGAAATGGAAAATAAAACAGCATTGATCACCGGTGCCAGCCGGGGAATCGGCAGAGCCATTGCTCTGAATCTGGCAAAGGAAGGCTATAACATAGCCATCAACTACAACGGAAACGCTGAGAAGGCCGCTGCCGTTAAAGAAGAATGCGAAGCCTTTGGCGTACGTGCCATGATCTGCCAGTGCAACGTGGCAGATAACGCAGCGGTCAAAGCGATGGTGGACCAGGTGGTCGCTGAGTTTGGGACCATCGACGTGCTGGTCAACAATGCCGGTATTACCGATGACGCGCTGATCCTGCGCATGAAGGAAGAAGCCTTTGACCGGGTTATCGACACGAATCTTAAAGGCTGCTTTAACTGCACACAGCATGTATCCAAGGTAATGCTGAAGAAAAAGAAGGGTAAAATCATCAATATGGCTTCAGTGGTCGGTATCGGCGGCAATGCCGGACAGGCGAACTATGCGGCCAGCAAGGCGGGGGTCATCGCTCTGACAAAGACGACCGCCAAGGAATTCGCATCCAGAAATATTACTGCCAACGCCATTGCGCCGGGCTTTATCGAGAGTGATATGAGCGGCGCTTTGTCCGAAAAGGTGCAGGAAGAGATCCTGAGCCAGATCCCGCTTAAACGTTATGGCACCCCTCAGGATGTGGCCGACCTGACCGTTTTTCTGGCAGGGGATAAGAGCAGCTACATGACCGGGCAGGTTTTCAGTATTGATGGAGGTATGAGCATATGAGACGTGTTGTGATAACAGGCATGGGCATTGTCTGCCCGATTGGAAACACCCTTGACGAAACATGGGAGAGTGTAAAGGCAAACCGCTGCGGTGTGGGCGAGATCACCGCCTTTGATACCAGTGACTACAAGGTTAAGCTGGCCGCTGAGGTTAAGGATCTGGACACTGAGCAGTATTTCAGTAAACGGGAGATGAAATTTAACGAACGCTTTACGCAGTTCGCCCGTATTGCAGCCAAACAGGCCTATGCAGATGCAGGCCTTGAGGATTCCGGGCTCGACCGTGACCGCTTTGGCGTTATTGTGGGCTCTGGCGTCGGCGGTTTGCGCAAGATTGAGGAATCCACCGAAACATTAAATAGCCGGGGACCAGGAAGAGTATCGCCGTTTTTTATCCCGATGGCCATTGTCAACCTGGCGCCGGGAAACATTGCCATTGATTTACAGGCAAGAGGTATCTGTTCCAGCAGTGTGACAGCCTGCGCCTCAGGAACGAATTCCATCGGGGAGGCCTTCCACCGCATTCGTTTTGGCTACGAGGACGTTATTGCGGCCGGCGGCAGCGAATCCACCATCACGCCCCTCGGCATTGCGGGCTTCCAGTCCATGCGCGCGCTTTACAGCGGTGATGACCCCAGACGCGCGTCCATCCCGTTCGATAAGGAGCGCAGCGGCTTTGTCATGGGCGAGGGTGCCGGTATCCTGATGCTCGAGGAGCTGGAGCACGCAAAGGCCAGAGACGCGAAGATTTACGCCGAAGTCGTGGGCTATGGCACCAGCTGTGATGCTCACCACATTACCGCTCCCCTTGAGGACGGCAGCGGGGCAGTAAAATCCATGAAAAATGCGCTGAGGGACGGCGAACTGGCGGTTAGCGATGTGGATTATATCAATGCCCACGGCACCAGCACTGCCTTGAATGATAAAGGTGAAACAGCCGCAGTAAAGGCGCTTTTCGGCGATCACGCCAAAGAGCTGATGATTTCCTCTACCAAGTCCATGACCGGGCATCTGCTGGGCGGCAGCGGGGCTGTAGAGGCTGTTATCACTGTTAAGGCCCTTCAGGATGGCTTTGTGCCCGCAACCCTGAACTATCAGGTGCCTGATCCCGAATGCGATCTGAATGTGGTGCCAAATGAGGGCGTGAAAAAGGATATTCACTGTGCCATCTCCAATTCCTTCGGATTTGGCGGACACAACGCAACCCTGGCGTTTACGAAATGGGAGGACTGAAAATGCTGCTAAACTCAAATCAGATACAGGAAATTATTCCGCATCGCTATCCCTTTTTACTGGTAGACCAGATCATTGAGATGGAGGGCGACCATGTCGTGGGCGTCAAATGTGTTACGGCCAATGAAATGCAGTTTATGGGGCATTTTCCAAAACAGCATGTCATGCCTGGCGTTCTGGTTATTGAAGCGCTGGCCCAGGCAGGCGCGGTGCTGCTTCTGTCTAAAGAGGAAAACAAGGGCAAGATTGCGCTGTTTGCAGGCATCAACAAAGCCCGTATTCACCGTCAGGTCATTCCAGGGGATAAACTGACTCTGGACGTCACCTTCAAAGGGTTCCGGGCGGGGATCGGCTTTGCGGATGCGCTGGCAACCGTCGACGGCGAAAAGGCTGTGAAATGTGAGCTGATGTTCGCAGTTCAGCAGTAATAAAAAAGGACCGCTTCCATTTTGAAAGCGGTCTTTAATTTTACAACTAATT
The DNA window shown above is from Eubacterium limosum and carries:
- a CDS encoding NAD(P)H-dependent flavin oxidoreductase → MIQSVKIKDKLLEIPIIQGGMGVGVSLANLAGNVMKNGGMGVLSMAHPGYRESDFLADNLAANIRGFGEEVKKAREIAGGRGLLGVNIMAALKNFETYVRAAADAAVDAIIVGAGLPLELPKYVEDDSIAIAPIVSSGRAAKLILRAWDKHYGRTADFIVIEGPLAGGHLGFKADDLLEGKCPPLEEILADVKKETAGFEEKFGRKIPVFTAGGVYDGADIARFLKLGADGVQMATRFIGTYECDGADAYKAVLLNAEEEDIEIVKSPVGFPGRAVKTALIERLSREGRIPPDRCVDCLKPCDPAKAPYCIQSALIAAVEGNTDKGLFFCGTNAYRMKALTSVREIMESCMNEARGLMEEI
- the fabD gene encoding ACP S-malonyltransferase, which translates into the protein MKTAFLFAGQGAQKAGMGKDFYDAFPEVRDFYTNNDLDFDLARCCFEGPEDRINDTAYAQSCLLITSYVMAHCLKKEGVIPDITAGLSLGEYTALTYGGAFTLKDALKVVRKRGQLMAHALPKGTGMMAAVLGADAETIQQACTDASDLGVCEVANYNCPGQIVISGETPAVEKARSLLLERGVRRVMPLNVSGAFHSSLLLEASKELSDLLDTVEIKTPSIPVVSNVSGDIETRPVRDVLVQQIHSSVYFEKGIRRMIDMGVDTFIEVGPGKACSGFVKKIDRSVKVMNVENMETFEAVCEALR
- the fabG gene encoding 3-oxoacyl-[acyl-carrier-protein] reductase encodes the protein MENKTALITGASRGIGRAIALNLAKEGYNIAINYNGNAEKAAAVKEECEAFGVRAMICQCNVADNAAVKAMVDQVVAEFGTIDVLVNNAGITDDALILRMKEEAFDRVIDTNLKGCFNCTQHVSKVMLKKKKGKIINMASVVGIGGNAGQANYAASKAGVIALTKTTAKEFASRNITANAIAPGFIESDMSGALSEKVQEEILSQIPLKRYGTPQDVADLTVFLAGDKSSYMTGQVFSIDGGMSI
- the fabZ gene encoding 3-hydroxyacyl-ACP dehydratase FabZ, encoding MLLNSNQIQEIIPHRYPFLLVDQIIEMEGDHVVGVKCVTANEMQFMGHFPKQHVMPGVLVIEALAQAGAVLLLSKEENKGKIALFAGINKARIHRQVIPGDKLTLDVTFKGFRAGIGFADALATVDGEKAVKCELMFAVQQ
- the fabF gene encoding beta-ketoacyl-ACP synthase II, translated to MRRVVITGMGIVCPIGNTLDETWESVKANRCGVGEITAFDTSDYKVKLAAEVKDLDTEQYFSKREMKFNERFTQFARIAAKQAYADAGLEDSGLDRDRFGVIVGSGVGGLRKIEESTETLNSRGPGRVSPFFIPMAIVNLAPGNIAIDLQARGICSSSVTACASGTNSIGEAFHRIRFGYEDVIAAGGSESTITPLGIAGFQSMRALYSGDDPRRASIPFDKERSGFVMGEGAGILMLEELEHAKARDAKIYAEVVGYGTSCDAHHITAPLEDGSGAVKSMKNALRDGELAVSDVDYINAHGTSTALNDKGETAAVKALFGDHAKELMISSTKSMTGHLLGGSGAVEAVITVKALQDGFVPATLNYQVPDPECDLNVVPNEGVKKDIHCAISNSFGFGGHNATLAFTKWED
- a CDS encoding DUF561 domain-containing protein, whose protein sequence is MINQLLNIKYPIIQGAMANIATPEFAAVASNAGCLGIIASGSMTGEETRAAVRRCRELTDKPFGVNVMLMNPYSDDIMAVLIEEKVAAVTTGAGNPGKYLDALKEAGVKVFPVVASVALAKRLAQNGADAIIAEGTESGGHIGDITTMSLVPQVAAAVDIPVIAAGGIASGRQLNAALCLGAEGIQIGTCLLLAEECPIHENYKKAVIKAKDRDTVVTGRSLNAPVRVLKNAMTTEYLKIEREGIEREEMERLTLGSLRKAVVEGDVKNGSLMMGQVAAMCKEVKPFSQIIDTLLSEAAEDKKDFEKKSQELIYDTEC